One window of Saimiri boliviensis isolate mSaiBol1 chromosome 4, mSaiBol1.pri, whole genome shotgun sequence genomic DNA carries:
- the RRP36 gene encoding ribosomal RNA processing protein 36 homolog, with protein MPATNRRFGPGARDHGEDGGALEPGFAARDLLRGTSNMSFEELLELQRQVGTKAYKQLVAENGPKKHSPRPAIQNARAADKHRPLEMSAKIRVPFLRQVVPVSKKVARDPRFDDLSGEYNPEVFDKTYQFLNDIRAKEKELVKKQLKKHRSGEEHEKLQQLLYRMDQQEMAQQERKQQQELHLALKRERRAQAQQGRRPYFLKKSEQRQLALAEKFKELKRSKKLESFLSRKRRRNAGKDRRHLPLSKEQ; from the exons ATGCCGGCAACCAACCGACGTTTCGGGCCCGGGGCCCGGGACCACGGGGAGGACGGCGGGGCCCTGGAGCCCGGGTTCGCGGCCCGCGACCTGCTCAGGG GCACATCTAACATGTCATTTGAGGAGCTGTTGGAATTGCAGAGACAAGTGGGGACTAAGGCATACAAACAGTTGGTAGCTGAAAACGGCCCTAAGAAGCACAGCCCTAGACCAGCTATTCAAAATGCACGTGCTGCAGATAAGCACAG GCCTCTGGAAATGTCAGCCAAGATCCGAGTACCATTTTTACGTCAGGTTGTTCCCGTCAGTAAAAAG GTAGCACGGGACCCTCGCTTTGATGATCTGTCAGGTGAATATAATCCTGAGGTGTTTGACAAAACATATCAATTCTTGAATGACATCCGAGCGAAAGAGAAAGAG CTGGTGAAAAAACAGTTGAAGAAGCACCGTTCAGGAGAGGAGCATGAGAAACTGCAGCAACTGCTTTACCGAATG GACCAGCAAGAAATGGCACAGCAGGAACGAAAGCAACAGCAGGAgctgcacctggccctgaagCGGGAACGTCGGGCTCAGGCACAGCAGGGCCGTCGGCCATACTTCCTGAAGAAAT CTGAGCAGCGCCAGTTGGCACTAGCTGAGAAGTTCAAGGAGCTGAAACGCAGCAAGAAACTGGAGAGCTTCTTGAGTCGAAAGAGGCGACGAAATGCAGGCAAAGACAGGAGACATCTCCCTTTGAGCAAAGAACAATAA